In Ovis canadensis isolate MfBH-ARS-UI-01 breed Bighorn chromosome 3, ARS-UI_OviCan_v2, whole genome shotgun sequence, one DNA window encodes the following:
- the TAS2R9 gene encoding LOW QUALITY PROTEIN: taste receptor type 2 member 9 (The sequence of the model RefSeq protein was modified relative to this genomic sequence to represent the inferred CDS: inserted 1 base in 1 codon; substituted 2 bases at 2 genomic stop codons), whose protein sequence is MKGITGLECSADIPGTMEAIYMFLITGEWMIGIWGNGFIVLVNCSGWLKKRAVSLTDIILVSLVTSRICFLCVIYMDGFIMVLFPDTYRHGEMMNILDIFWTTCNHSTVWFTSCLSVFYLLKIASISHPVFLWLKLKMNRVSLXILSMSFLISSIVSVLLNNDSFYNVRINNEANIIXEFKVSKIPTAFKLIILNLGAMVPFILCLVSFVLLFFSLXHTKQMKLHATGSRDPSIEAHMRVIKTIVIFLALFTMYYAVFLIVTSSFLIPHGKSELMFGDLRAAIFPLSHPFILLMGNRSLREAFLKVLGIVKGFHKRRKYFIPQRILI, encoded by the exons ATGAAAGGAATTACTGGTCTTG AATGCTCTGCTGATATACCAGGTACAATGGAGGCAATATATATGTTCTTGATTACTGGTGAGTGGATGATAGGAATTTGGGGAAATGGATTCATTGTACTGGTAAACTGCAGTGGCTGGCTCAAAAAGAGAGCTGTCTCCTTGACTGACATCATCCTGGTCAGCCTGGTCACCTCCAGAATCTGTTTTTTGTGTGTAATATATATGGATGGTTTTATTATGGTACTCTTTCCAGATACATACAGGCATGGTGAGATGATGAACATTTTGGATATTTTCTGGACAACTTGCAATCATTCAACTGTCTGGTTTACTTCGTGCCTCAGCGTCTTCTATTTACTCAAGATAGCCAGTATATCCCACCCAGTTTTCCTCTggctgaagctgaagatgaacAGGGTATCCT GGATTCTTTCTATGTCCTTTCTCATCTCCTCAATTGTCAGTGTTTTACTGAATAATGATTCATTTTATAACGTCAGAATCAATAATGAAGCAAACATTATTTAGGAATTCAAAGTAAGTAAAATCCCAACTGCTTTCAAATTGATTATCCTGAACCTGGGGGCTATGGTTCCCTTTATTCTTTGCCTGGTCtcatttgtccttttatttttctcactttaaCACACCAAGCAAATGAAACTTCATGCCACTGGGTCCAGAGACCCTAGCATAGAGGCCCACATGAGGGTCATAAAGACAATAGTCATCTTTCTGGCTCTTTTCACTATGTACTATGCAGTTTTTCTCATTGTAACATCTAGCTTTCTGATTCCTCATGGAAAATCGGAGCTGATGTTTGGTGACCTAAGAGCTGCCATTTTCCCATTGAGCCATCCATTCATCCTGCTAATGGGAAACAGAAGCCTGAGGGAGGCTTTTCTGAAGGTGCTGGGGATTGTGAAGGGTTTccacaaaagaaggaaatattttattcCCCAGAGAATCCTGATATAA
- the TAS2R8 gene encoding LOW QUALITY PROTEIN: taste receptor type 2 member 8 (The sequence of the model RefSeq protein was modified relative to this genomic sequence to represent the inferred CDS: inserted 1 base in 1 codon; substituted 1 base at 1 genomic stop codon), with product MFSIEDHIFLTITTAEFIIGMFVNGYIGLVIYIDWIKKKKISTTDYILSNLAHSRICLLCVMTLNGTILALYPGVYENEKIKVVLNIFWTFTNYXSMWFATCLNVFCLFKIAGFFHRLFLWLKWRIKGVFHWSLLGSLAISMLISLIQATLTNSDYEFLKIXKRKRNVTELFHVSKIQYFNPLTLFNLSAIIPFTVSLISFFFLITSLWRHSKQVKSSVTGATDSSKEAHVDAMKTVTSFLFFLSVYYLACLLATFSYFMKESKLAMMSREIIAILYPLGHSLFLIVGNKLRLAAVGMLRCGKTVCMM from the exons ATGTTCAGTATAGAAGACCACATCTTTCTGACCATAACGACTGCAGAATTCATCATAGGAATGTTTGTGAATGGATACATTGGACTAGTAATATATATTGATtggattaagaagaaaaagatctcCACAACTGACTACATCCTCTCCAATTTAGCTCACTCCAGAATTTGTTTGCTTTGTGTAATGACACTCAACGGCACCATACTGGCACTCTACCCAGGTGtttatgaaaatgagaaaataaaggtagttcttaatatcttctggacATTCACCAACTACTGAAGTATGTGGTTTGCCACCTGCCTCAATGTCTTCTGTCTCTTCAAGATAGCTGGTTTCTTCCACCGACTTTTTCTCTGGCTGAAGTGGAGAATCAAGGGGGTGTTTCACTGGAGCCTGCTGGGGTCCCTGGCCATTTCCATGTTGATCAGCCTTATACAAGCAACATTAACAAATTCTGATTATGAATTTCTCAAAA GAAAACGTAAAAGAAACGTCACCGAATTGTTCCATGTGAGTAAAATTCAATACTTCAACCCACTGACACTGTTTAACTTGTCAGCAATTATTCCATTTACTGTGTCATtgatctcatttttctttttaattacatCCCTATGGAGACACAGCAAACAAGTGAAATCCAGTGTAACAGGTGCCACAGACTCCAGCAAAGAGGCCCACGTGGATGCCATGAAAACAGTgacctcatttcttttcttcctttctgtataCTACCTGGCCTGTCTTTTGGCAACATTTAGCTACTTTATGAAAGAAAGCAAGTTAGCTATGATGTCTAGAGAGATTATAGCAATTCTTTATCCCTTAGGTCACtcactgtttttaattgttgGAAATAAGCTGAGGCTGGCAGCTGTCGGGATGCTGAGATGTGGGAAAACAGTCTGCATGATGTAA
- the TAS2R7 gene encoding taste receptor type 2 member 7, producing MSSEVQGILMLIAAGEFSLGILGNAFIGLVNCVDWIKHKKIASIDLILTSLAISRISLLCIILLDCNILVLYPDVYTGGKQMRIIDYFWTLTNHLSVWFATCLSIFYFLKIANFFHPFFLWMKWRLDSAIPRILLGCLVFSVFISLPVINNLDDDFRHCVKMKLKTNISRRCRVHKAQHASIKIRLNLLTLFPFSVSLVSFLLLILSLFRHTRRMQLRAPGGRDPSTEAHVRAMKAVISFLLLFIAYYLAYLVATSSYFMPETELAVIVGELIALICPSSHSLFLILENKKLRQASLRVLWKVKYILQRRNC from the coding sequence ATGTCAAGTGAAGTGCAGGGTATCTTAATGCTCATAGCAGCTGGGGAATTTTCACTGGGGATCTTAGGGAACGCATTCATTGGACTGGTAAACTGTGTGGACTGGATCAAGCACAAGAAGATTGCCTCCAttgatttaatcctcacaagccTGGCCATCTCCAGAATTTCTCTCTTATGTATAATACTATTGGATTGTAATATATTGGTCCTGTACCCAGATGTCTATACTGGTGGTAAACAAATGAGAATCATTGACTACTTCTGGACATTAACCAACCATTTAAGTGTCTGGTTTGCCACCTGCCTCAgcattttctatttcctcaagATAGCAAATTTCTTCCATCCATTTTTCCTCTGGATGAAGTGGAGACTTGACAGTGCAATTCCTAGGATCCTGCTGGGGTGTTTGGTCTTCTCGGTGTTCATTAGCCTTCCTGTCATTAACAATTTGGATGATGATTTCAGGCATTGTGTCAAGATGAAGTTGAAAACAAATATAAGTCGGAGATGCAGAGTACATAAAGCTCAGCATGCTTCCATCAAGATACGTCTCAATCTGTTGACACTATTTCCCTTTTCTGTGTCTCTGGTTTCATTTCTCCTCCTGATCCTCTCCCTGTTCAGACACACCAGACGAATGCAGCTCCGTGCCCCGGGGGGCAGAGATCCCAGCACGGAAGCTCACGTGAGAGCCATGAAGGCTGtcatctccttcctcctccttttcattGCCTACTACTTGGCCTATCTTGTGGCCACGTCCAGCTACTTTATGCCAGAGACTGAATTAGCTGTGATCGTTGGTGAGTTGATAGCTTTAATCTGTCCATCAAGCCATTCACTCTTCCTAATTCTAGAGAACAAAAAATTAAGACAAGCATCTCTAAGGGTGCTATGGAAGGTAAAATATATCCTACAAAGAAGGAATTGCTAA